Proteins from a single region of Halichoerus grypus chromosome 13, mHalGry1.hap1.1, whole genome shotgun sequence:
- the GAL3ST1 gene encoding galactosylceramide sulfotransferase isoform X4 — MLSPCGHRGEVSEMPLPQKKRWVSMAKGLVLGALFTSLLLLLYSYAAPPLHTGLASTRTPEGTAPCSPAPGEPEALTPANGSAGGCQPRRDIVFMKTHKTASSTLLNILFRFGQKHGLKFAFPNGRNDFDYPAFFARSLVQDYRPGACFNIICNHMRFHYEEVRGLVPPNATFITVLRDPARLFESSFHYFGSVVPFTWKLSGSDKLAEFLQDPDRYYDPNGYNAHYLRNLLFFDLGYDSGLDPGNPQVQEHILEVERRFHLVLLQEYFDESLVLLKDLLCWELEDVLYFKLNARRASAVPRLSGELYRRATAWNVLDARLYRHFNASFWRKVEAFGRERMAREVAALRRANERMRRICIDGGRAVDAAAIQDSAMQPWQPLGAKSILGYNLKKSIGQRHAQLCRRMLTPEIQYLMDLGVNLWVTKLWKLIRDFLRW, encoded by the exons ATGCTCAGCCCTTGTGGACACCGTGGAGAG GTATCTGAGATGCCGCTGCCCCAGAAGAAGCGCTGGGTGTCCATGGCCAAGGGGCTGGTGCTGGGAGCGCTCTTCACCAGCCTTCTGCTGCTGCTGTACTCCTATGCTGCCCCCCCACTGCACACTGGCCTGGCCTCCAC CAGGACCCCAGAGGGCACAGCGCCCTGCTCCCCGGCGCCAGGTGAGCCCGAGGCCCTGACCCCGGCCAACGGCTCTGCGGGAGGGTGCCAGCCTCGACGCGACATCGTGTTCATGAAGACGCACAAGACGGCCAGCAGCACGCTGCTCAACATCCTGTTCCGCTTTGGCCAGAAGCACGGGCTCAAGTTCGCCTTCCCCAATGGCCGCAACGACTTCGACTACCCGGCCTTCTTCGCTCGCAGCCTGGTGCAGGACTACCGGCCCGGGGCCTGCTTCAACATCATCTGCAACCACATGCGCTTCCACTACGAGGAGGTGCGCGGTCTGGTGCCGCCCAACGCCACGTTCATCACCGTGCTCCGCGACCCCGCCCGCCTCTTCGAGTCCTCCTTCCACTACTTCGGCTCGGTGGTGCCCTTCACGTGGAAGCTCTCGGGCAGCGACAAGCTGGCCGAGTTCCTGCAGGACCCAGACCGCTACTATGACCCCAACGGCTACAACGCCCACTACCTCCGCAACCTGCTCTTCTTCGACCTGGGCTACGACAGCGGCCTGGACCCCGGCAACCCGCAGGTGCAGGAGCACATCCTGGAGGTGGAGCGCCGCTTCCACCTGGTGCTCCTGCAGGAGTACTTCGACGAGTCCCTGGTGCTGCTCAAGGACCTGCTGTGCTGGGAGCTGGAGGACGTGCTCTACTTCAAGCTCAACGCCCGCCGCGCCTCGGCCGTGCCGCGCCTCTCCGGGGAGCTGTACCGGCGCGCCACGGCCTGGAACGTGCTGGACGCCCGCCTCTACCGCCACTTCAACGCCAGCTTCTGGCGCAAGGTGGAGGCGTTCGGGCGGGAGCGCATGGCCCGCGAGGTGGCCGCCCTGCGGCGCGCCAACGAGCGCATGCGGCGCATCTGCATCGACGGGGGCCGAGCCGTGGACGCCGCCGCCATCCAGGACTCGGCCATGCAGCCCTGGCAGCCTCTGGGCGCCAAGTCCATCCTCGGCTACAACCTCAAGAAGAGCATCGGGCAGCGGCACGCGCAGCTCTGCCGTCGCATGCTCACGCCTGAGATCCAGTACCTGATGGACCTCGGCGTCAACCTGTGGGTCACGAAGCTCTGGAAGCTCATCCGGGACTTTCTGAGATGGTGA
- the GAL3ST1 gene encoding galactosylceramide sulfotransferase isoform X5: protein MPLPQKKRWVSMAKGLVLGALFTSLLLLLYSYAAPPLHTGLASTRTPEGTAPCSPAPGEPEALTPANGSAGGCQPRRDIVFMKTHKTASSTLLNILFRFGQKHGLKFAFPNGRNDFDYPAFFARSLVQDYRPGACFNIICNHMRFHYEEVRGLVPPNATFITVLRDPARLFESSFHYFGSVVPFTWKLSGSDKLAEFLQDPDRYYDPNGYNAHYLRNLLFFDLGYDSGLDPGNPQVQEHILEVERRFHLVLLQEYFDESLVLLKDLLCWELEDVLYFKLNARRASAVPRLSGELYRRATAWNVLDARLYRHFNASFWRKVEAFGRERMAREVAALRRANERMRRICIDGGRAVDAAAIQDSAMQPWQPLGAKSILGYNLKKSIGQRHAQLCRRMLTPEIQYLMDLGVNLWVTKLWKLIRDFLRW from the exons ATGCCGCTGCCCCAGAAGAAGCGCTGGGTGTCCATGGCCAAGGGGCTGGTGCTGGGAGCGCTCTTCACCAGCCTTCTGCTGCTGCTGTACTCCTATGCTGCCCCCCCACTGCACACTGGCCTGGCCTCCAC CAGGACCCCAGAGGGCACAGCGCCCTGCTCCCCGGCGCCAGGTGAGCCCGAGGCCCTGACCCCGGCCAACGGCTCTGCGGGAGGGTGCCAGCCTCGACGCGACATCGTGTTCATGAAGACGCACAAGACGGCCAGCAGCACGCTGCTCAACATCCTGTTCCGCTTTGGCCAGAAGCACGGGCTCAAGTTCGCCTTCCCCAATGGCCGCAACGACTTCGACTACCCGGCCTTCTTCGCTCGCAGCCTGGTGCAGGACTACCGGCCCGGGGCCTGCTTCAACATCATCTGCAACCACATGCGCTTCCACTACGAGGAGGTGCGCGGTCTGGTGCCGCCCAACGCCACGTTCATCACCGTGCTCCGCGACCCCGCCCGCCTCTTCGAGTCCTCCTTCCACTACTTCGGCTCGGTGGTGCCCTTCACGTGGAAGCTCTCGGGCAGCGACAAGCTGGCCGAGTTCCTGCAGGACCCAGACCGCTACTATGACCCCAACGGCTACAACGCCCACTACCTCCGCAACCTGCTCTTCTTCGACCTGGGCTACGACAGCGGCCTGGACCCCGGCAACCCGCAGGTGCAGGAGCACATCCTGGAGGTGGAGCGCCGCTTCCACCTGGTGCTCCTGCAGGAGTACTTCGACGAGTCCCTGGTGCTGCTCAAGGACCTGCTGTGCTGGGAGCTGGAGGACGTGCTCTACTTCAAGCTCAACGCCCGCCGCGCCTCGGCCGTGCCGCGCCTCTCCGGGGAGCTGTACCGGCGCGCCACGGCCTGGAACGTGCTGGACGCCCGCCTCTACCGCCACTTCAACGCCAGCTTCTGGCGCAAGGTGGAGGCGTTCGGGCGGGAGCGCATGGCCCGCGAGGTGGCCGCCCTGCGGCGCGCCAACGAGCGCATGCGGCGCATCTGCATCGACGGGGGCCGAGCCGTGGACGCCGCCGCCATCCAGGACTCGGCCATGCAGCCCTGGCAGCCTCTGGGCGCCAAGTCCATCCTCGGCTACAACCTCAAGAAGAGCATCGGGCAGCGGCACGCGCAGCTCTGCCGTCGCATGCTCACGCCTGAGATCCAGTACCTGATGGACCTCGGCGTCAACCTGTGGGTCACGAAGCTCTGGAAGCTCATCCGGGACTTTCTGAGATGGTGA
- the GAL3ST1 gene encoding galactosylceramide sulfotransferase isoform X1, with product MEGDVPMVSEMPLPQKKRWVSMAKGLVLGALFTSLLLLLYSYAAPPLHTGLASTRTPEGTAPCSPAPGEPEALTPANGSAGGCQPRRDIVFMKTHKTASSTLLNILFRFGQKHGLKFAFPNGRNDFDYPAFFARSLVQDYRPGACFNIICNHMRFHYEEVRGLVPPNATFITVLRDPARLFESSFHYFGSVVPFTWKLSGSDKLAEFLQDPDRYYDPNGYNAHYLRNLLFFDLGYDSGLDPGNPQVQEHILEVERRFHLVLLQEYFDESLVLLKDLLCWELEDVLYFKLNARRASAVPRLSGELYRRATAWNVLDARLYRHFNASFWRKVEAFGRERMAREVAALRRANERMRRICIDGGRAVDAAAIQDSAMQPWQPLGAKSILGYNLKKSIGQRHAQLCRRMLTPEIQYLMDLGVNLWVTKLWKLIRDFLRW from the exons ATGGAGGGCGATGTGCCTATG GTATCTGAGATGCCGCTGCCCCAGAAGAAGCGCTGGGTGTCCATGGCCAAGGGGCTGGTGCTGGGAGCGCTCTTCACCAGCCTTCTGCTGCTGCTGTACTCCTATGCTGCCCCCCCACTGCACACTGGCCTGGCCTCCAC CAGGACCCCAGAGGGCACAGCGCCCTGCTCCCCGGCGCCAGGTGAGCCCGAGGCCCTGACCCCGGCCAACGGCTCTGCGGGAGGGTGCCAGCCTCGACGCGACATCGTGTTCATGAAGACGCACAAGACGGCCAGCAGCACGCTGCTCAACATCCTGTTCCGCTTTGGCCAGAAGCACGGGCTCAAGTTCGCCTTCCCCAATGGCCGCAACGACTTCGACTACCCGGCCTTCTTCGCTCGCAGCCTGGTGCAGGACTACCGGCCCGGGGCCTGCTTCAACATCATCTGCAACCACATGCGCTTCCACTACGAGGAGGTGCGCGGTCTGGTGCCGCCCAACGCCACGTTCATCACCGTGCTCCGCGACCCCGCCCGCCTCTTCGAGTCCTCCTTCCACTACTTCGGCTCGGTGGTGCCCTTCACGTGGAAGCTCTCGGGCAGCGACAAGCTGGCCGAGTTCCTGCAGGACCCAGACCGCTACTATGACCCCAACGGCTACAACGCCCACTACCTCCGCAACCTGCTCTTCTTCGACCTGGGCTACGACAGCGGCCTGGACCCCGGCAACCCGCAGGTGCAGGAGCACATCCTGGAGGTGGAGCGCCGCTTCCACCTGGTGCTCCTGCAGGAGTACTTCGACGAGTCCCTGGTGCTGCTCAAGGACCTGCTGTGCTGGGAGCTGGAGGACGTGCTCTACTTCAAGCTCAACGCCCGCCGCGCCTCGGCCGTGCCGCGCCTCTCCGGGGAGCTGTACCGGCGCGCCACGGCCTGGAACGTGCTGGACGCCCGCCTCTACCGCCACTTCAACGCCAGCTTCTGGCGCAAGGTGGAGGCGTTCGGGCGGGAGCGCATGGCCCGCGAGGTGGCCGCCCTGCGGCGCGCCAACGAGCGCATGCGGCGCATCTGCATCGACGGGGGCCGAGCCGTGGACGCCGCCGCCATCCAGGACTCGGCCATGCAGCCCTGGCAGCCTCTGGGCGCCAAGTCCATCCTCGGCTACAACCTCAAGAAGAGCATCGGGCAGCGGCACGCGCAGCTCTGCCGTCGCATGCTCACGCCTGAGATCCAGTACCTGATGGACCTCGGCGTCAACCTGTGGGTCACGAAGCTCTGGAAGCTCATCCGGGACTTTCTGAGATGGTGA
- the GAL3ST1 gene encoding galactosylceramide sulfotransferase isoform X2: MEGDVPMVSEMPLPQKKRWVSMAKGLVLGALFTSLLLLLYSYAAPPLHTGLASTTPEGTAPCSPAPGEPEALTPANGSAGGCQPRRDIVFMKTHKTASSTLLNILFRFGQKHGLKFAFPNGRNDFDYPAFFARSLVQDYRPGACFNIICNHMRFHYEEVRGLVPPNATFITVLRDPARLFESSFHYFGSVVPFTWKLSGSDKLAEFLQDPDRYYDPNGYNAHYLRNLLFFDLGYDSGLDPGNPQVQEHILEVERRFHLVLLQEYFDESLVLLKDLLCWELEDVLYFKLNARRASAVPRLSGELYRRATAWNVLDARLYRHFNASFWRKVEAFGRERMAREVAALRRANERMRRICIDGGRAVDAAAIQDSAMQPWQPLGAKSILGYNLKKSIGQRHAQLCRRMLTPEIQYLMDLGVNLWVTKLWKLIRDFLRW, encoded by the exons ATGGAGGGCGATGTGCCTATG GTATCTGAGATGCCGCTGCCCCAGAAGAAGCGCTGGGTGTCCATGGCCAAGGGGCTGGTGCTGGGAGCGCTCTTCACCAGCCTTCTGCTGCTGCTGTACTCCTATGCTGCCCCCCCACTGCACACTGGCCTGGCCTCCAC GACCCCAGAGGGCACAGCGCCCTGCTCCCCGGCGCCAGGTGAGCCCGAGGCCCTGACCCCGGCCAACGGCTCTGCGGGAGGGTGCCAGCCTCGACGCGACATCGTGTTCATGAAGACGCACAAGACGGCCAGCAGCACGCTGCTCAACATCCTGTTCCGCTTTGGCCAGAAGCACGGGCTCAAGTTCGCCTTCCCCAATGGCCGCAACGACTTCGACTACCCGGCCTTCTTCGCTCGCAGCCTGGTGCAGGACTACCGGCCCGGGGCCTGCTTCAACATCATCTGCAACCACATGCGCTTCCACTACGAGGAGGTGCGCGGTCTGGTGCCGCCCAACGCCACGTTCATCACCGTGCTCCGCGACCCCGCCCGCCTCTTCGAGTCCTCCTTCCACTACTTCGGCTCGGTGGTGCCCTTCACGTGGAAGCTCTCGGGCAGCGACAAGCTGGCCGAGTTCCTGCAGGACCCAGACCGCTACTATGACCCCAACGGCTACAACGCCCACTACCTCCGCAACCTGCTCTTCTTCGACCTGGGCTACGACAGCGGCCTGGACCCCGGCAACCCGCAGGTGCAGGAGCACATCCTGGAGGTGGAGCGCCGCTTCCACCTGGTGCTCCTGCAGGAGTACTTCGACGAGTCCCTGGTGCTGCTCAAGGACCTGCTGTGCTGGGAGCTGGAGGACGTGCTCTACTTCAAGCTCAACGCCCGCCGCGCCTCGGCCGTGCCGCGCCTCTCCGGGGAGCTGTACCGGCGCGCCACGGCCTGGAACGTGCTGGACGCCCGCCTCTACCGCCACTTCAACGCCAGCTTCTGGCGCAAGGTGGAGGCGTTCGGGCGGGAGCGCATGGCCCGCGAGGTGGCCGCCCTGCGGCGCGCCAACGAGCGCATGCGGCGCATCTGCATCGACGGGGGCCGAGCCGTGGACGCCGCCGCCATCCAGGACTCGGCCATGCAGCCCTGGCAGCCTCTGGGCGCCAAGTCCATCCTCGGCTACAACCTCAAGAAGAGCATCGGGCAGCGGCACGCGCAGCTCTGCCGTCGCATGCTCACGCCTGAGATCCAGTACCTGATGGACCTCGGCGTCAACCTGTGGGTCACGAAGCTCTGGAAGCTCATCCGGGACTTTCTGAGATGGTGA
- the GAL3ST1 gene encoding galactosylceramide sulfotransferase isoform X3: MWLRQGEERGSQPRPKVSEMPLPQKKRWVSMAKGLVLGALFTSLLLLLYSYAAPPLHTGLASTRTPEGTAPCSPAPGEPEALTPANGSAGGCQPRRDIVFMKTHKTASSTLLNILFRFGQKHGLKFAFPNGRNDFDYPAFFARSLVQDYRPGACFNIICNHMRFHYEEVRGLVPPNATFITVLRDPARLFESSFHYFGSVVPFTWKLSGSDKLAEFLQDPDRYYDPNGYNAHYLRNLLFFDLGYDSGLDPGNPQVQEHILEVERRFHLVLLQEYFDESLVLLKDLLCWELEDVLYFKLNARRASAVPRLSGELYRRATAWNVLDARLYRHFNASFWRKVEAFGRERMAREVAALRRANERMRRICIDGGRAVDAAAIQDSAMQPWQPLGAKSILGYNLKKSIGQRHAQLCRRMLTPEIQYLMDLGVNLWVTKLWKLIRDFLRW; encoded by the exons ATGTGGCTCagacagggagaggaaaggggcagCCAGCCACGGCCCAAG GTATCTGAGATGCCGCTGCCCCAGAAGAAGCGCTGGGTGTCCATGGCCAAGGGGCTGGTGCTGGGAGCGCTCTTCACCAGCCTTCTGCTGCTGCTGTACTCCTATGCTGCCCCCCCACTGCACACTGGCCTGGCCTCCAC CAGGACCCCAGAGGGCACAGCGCCCTGCTCCCCGGCGCCAGGTGAGCCCGAGGCCCTGACCCCGGCCAACGGCTCTGCGGGAGGGTGCCAGCCTCGACGCGACATCGTGTTCATGAAGACGCACAAGACGGCCAGCAGCACGCTGCTCAACATCCTGTTCCGCTTTGGCCAGAAGCACGGGCTCAAGTTCGCCTTCCCCAATGGCCGCAACGACTTCGACTACCCGGCCTTCTTCGCTCGCAGCCTGGTGCAGGACTACCGGCCCGGGGCCTGCTTCAACATCATCTGCAACCACATGCGCTTCCACTACGAGGAGGTGCGCGGTCTGGTGCCGCCCAACGCCACGTTCATCACCGTGCTCCGCGACCCCGCCCGCCTCTTCGAGTCCTCCTTCCACTACTTCGGCTCGGTGGTGCCCTTCACGTGGAAGCTCTCGGGCAGCGACAAGCTGGCCGAGTTCCTGCAGGACCCAGACCGCTACTATGACCCCAACGGCTACAACGCCCACTACCTCCGCAACCTGCTCTTCTTCGACCTGGGCTACGACAGCGGCCTGGACCCCGGCAACCCGCAGGTGCAGGAGCACATCCTGGAGGTGGAGCGCCGCTTCCACCTGGTGCTCCTGCAGGAGTACTTCGACGAGTCCCTGGTGCTGCTCAAGGACCTGCTGTGCTGGGAGCTGGAGGACGTGCTCTACTTCAAGCTCAACGCCCGCCGCGCCTCGGCCGTGCCGCGCCTCTCCGGGGAGCTGTACCGGCGCGCCACGGCCTGGAACGTGCTGGACGCCCGCCTCTACCGCCACTTCAACGCCAGCTTCTGGCGCAAGGTGGAGGCGTTCGGGCGGGAGCGCATGGCCCGCGAGGTGGCCGCCCTGCGGCGCGCCAACGAGCGCATGCGGCGCATCTGCATCGACGGGGGCCGAGCCGTGGACGCCGCCGCCATCCAGGACTCGGCCATGCAGCCCTGGCAGCCTCTGGGCGCCAAGTCCATCCTCGGCTACAACCTCAAGAAGAGCATCGGGCAGCGGCACGCGCAGCTCTGCCGTCGCATGCTCACGCCTGAGATCCAGTACCTGATGGACCTCGGCGTCAACCTGTGGGTCACGAAGCTCTGGAAGCTCATCCGGGACTTTCTGAGATGGTGA